In Vigna angularis cultivar LongXiaoDou No.4 chromosome 8, ASM1680809v1, whole genome shotgun sequence, the DNA window GCTAGTTATAGATTCCAAGTACAGTAGTTATAGATTCCAAGTACAAGTTTGACctaattatttagttaaaagttttgaaattatgaCAGGATATTTCATTTGGTCCAGATGATATTGACAAAGGAAAATTAATTACTGCATTAAGCTTTTGCAAGCCAATCAAAGAGGACAGTTTAGGTTCGAGATTTTCATGGTATGATTACgttcatttacatttttttaatacataagcataaaatattataaaagaatgaatttttatatatttttttaaaaaaaagtaaaaaataataataccaaataaatataaaaaatttatgtggaTCAAATATCAtttctcatttttcatttcttatttcCCCTTTACATAAAATTTGTGTTccacagttaaacaaagttacttttatatattttttttatcaaacaccaTACATGACAtcaatctaatttatataataaaaaaattgatattctttgtaattaaaaatCGTAAAACCatgaattttattctttaatttactttaaatgtactcataattaaattttcaagCGTTATATTATGATAAGCAATTACTTACTtggtaaatattattataacaagGCAAGTTTGATCACAAGTGTAGTTGGTGGCTTATTTAATTGTTGCTTAATAGTAGTACATGCAACTGGTTTCAgcatatatgaaattaattactGACACACCTAGGCCAAACACATGCTTCTCAAGTTCTTAAAACCCATATAGATTGTTTAAACCATCCTTATCATCTTGTCTTAGATTCCGTCGTACCCCTGCATATGTGGGTGCCATAACCGCGTTAGGATCGTTACTGTGTCCAAGCCCCAGATTGTGACCAAGTTCATGCAAACAAACAGTTTCAAGATCAATGGTTGGTGATATCCCTGTAGTGCTCCACCTTTCATCTGCATCCAAGTGCATTCTTCCATCTTGTGGAGCAAAAGCGTGTGCCAGAACCCCACCTCGCCCATCAAATGGGTTGCCATCCCCGTGGGAGAGACGCTGGAAGCCAGCGACTATGTCAGATACACCATGTTGCAACATAATTCAAGCTCATATGTGCACGTAAGTAGCTGAATAAATATCAGAGAAAATTAGCTTACTGTGTTGGAAGACTTC includes these proteins:
- the LOC108319489 gene encoding uncharacterized protein LOC108319489 is translated as MLQHGVSDIVAGFQRLSHGDGNPFDGRGGVLAHAFAPQDGRMHLDADERWSTTGISPTIDLETVCLHELGHNLGLGHSNDPNAVMAPTYAGVRRNLRQDDKDGLNNLYGF